In Pyxicephalus adspersus chromosome 10, UCB_Pads_2.0, whole genome shotgun sequence, the DNA window aacctcagctgtgtttagcaaaagatttcttctgcaagtcatacaatctgccccctcccccctctgaGGATATCTAGAAGTGGTTCGtttgtcagatgtccttaacccggggactacactGAGAAATACAATGGAACAATGgtaatgttacattgtatttagACCCCTTTCACACCACACAGTTAGCTAATTCCAGGTGTATTTTAAACAGCTGCTTGCACTCAAGAGCAGCAAACCACAAAGCAAGTTATTGCATTTGCACATGTTGTCCTTGTTGTTCCGTTTTTCCTTCAGAAGCCAGAAGCAACTTGTCGCTTTCAGGAAACTCTGCGATTGACCACAGCTGCAGACACGTGCACTGAATGGTTCCCAACAGCTCCCAGTTGAATGGAAGCACTTGAGCCTGCGGTAGAATGCTGTGATCAActgcaaacctgaaaaaaactaGTTAAACCAGCAGTATATTGTTGTGGTCAATGGCAAGTCtaaaagagattttattttatatattcatgtgTAAATCAAAGGAGTGATCTTTTGATTTCTATGTGACATCAGTTAATGCAGCCACACAAGTACAATGGACccctatattaaaatatttattattcctgCAAAGGAaatattagcaaaacaaaaacattttatatatatatattactttgttattctaaagcagaactaaacctaaatgataaaatgttgcaaacaggcaggtttttttttttaataaaaaatgaataagcaatgtcacttctacaataaataaacttacctgcctgaacacAACTTTAATACAAGTGGGAACATTTGGTTATGTAAAGGAATGCCGTTCTCCTTCCTATTTTAGGTGGGCTCACTCACTAGGACAGCTTCAATGCTGTAAGTGTACCCATGCTGCCAAACCCTTCAATATCATTAAAAGACCGAACCTTTCAGCGTATGCTTAGTTCTACAATAACTCCTTATTACAACCTTTCATAATCCCTAACCCTGTGGATTTGAAAACCTTTTGAAAATCAgttaatttttcaaaaatcacATGGGAATGGAAACAACATTATTCTTCTCACTATCCTACCTGACTATCAAGTGAAATCTCTAACATCACATGACAATAATCTTCATCTTCTTACAATGACCAATAAATACGGCTAACAATTTTATTACAGTTTCTaccacacccctgaggaagcccaagaaCAAAACGTGTCGGATTCATGATCACTGTTCTGTTTGTTTACTGTATCTCCATAATCTTTTTTCAAGTTGGATTTTTGTACGGGTTACGGATAGTAGAATtctattttgaaataaaacatcTAAGCCCCATGACTAAATGAGGGCTTAGGGTCTAGTTTGTCATAAAATATTCTTTGATTGTAACTTCATTTCTCCTCTTTTGCCTTTCATCTTTCAAGTTTTCCTGATCGCAACTTTGGGTGTACCATCTTCAACTGCTCCTCTTCCTAGTTCCAATCTTGATCGGCCGGGCTAGAATGAAGAAACTTCTGCACATATGCTGGAATCCCACAACGAATTGTGCTCAGTGTACATTGAAGGAAAGTCACAGAAACCATATAAAAGCCTCAAATTCTATACAGAGCTAAAATGGTTAAATGAGCGACTGGCTCACCCCAGCATCATGGTAGGTGGGCACAGGATTTATTCcccattagaaaaacaaaaatactcttTATTCCCCggtaggaaaagaagaaaaacatcaaTGAACATTTCAGTGACTCTTTTAAAGCCGTGCCACACAAAACAGAAGACTTGAAACATACTTTATTCTGTAGGATATTTCATCATCCCGCTTTCCTGAGATGCCGAATTTTCATGCAAAGTACATTAAAGCACTTTCTTCCCTCTTCAGAGTCATCTTTGATGTTTGCAGGTAGGAGAGAGAGGGCCAGCACAAGCAGAGACACTCATAGGTCTCTGCTATATCCTGCCCGATACAAATCCAGGAGTGTGCACCAGAAAGTAAAGCAGCTTTGAAGGATGTGATGAGGCATGTGTATGCAGAAGAGTCCTGTTATGTTTTCATTGCTTTCTCAACTCACATTTATTCAGATCAGAGTTTACAGTATAGAAATAACACTTATTCCATTATCTATATTCAGGGCAAGATTTTATAGAGGAACTCCAGTCTTGTCTTGCATGCAGTTGCCTCTCTTGTACTGACATtgtttactctgattttactgcgaACTTtaagcttctcacagtgtgcattgaaTACCACAGTAAGCCCGAGCCCACGCCATTTCCaatcagcatcatctagcctttcccaatcagggttcctccagaggctgcaatgagcaatatgtgccCCCCGGGTCAGttttaatgacaccaatgattttctGTGCTCTCTGTAAGGgttgcattcttcctactggccagcaatgtaagatgcatttttCACACTAATCACCAAGCTAACataatgtgagttgtggatatagattttatagaaggggttccctaaagacctgaaagttatttcaagggtcccccaatGGTATAAAGGTAGAGAAGGGCTGGTCTAGCCATTTCCCCCATAGCCTTACTGTCTGACGCacacctttcattcatttcagttcttttaattatGGAGAATCAGCAAACAGGCAatgaagctatgtacagcaccctgctagcCTCTTTCACCAGCATTGCAGATTCAGCAATAATGCCACTAGATTTAAACTCAGGTATATAATAATAGCAGAATAACCTTCAGTTCTGAAGCTTGGTATAGATACCATATAGCCAGTCTCATGGTTTGGACTGATGTCCATCCGCTCTCAAAAGTATAGGAGCGTAGAAGTACAGCTCGTCCAATCATTTTAATTTCTCTCCACAACAAGCCCTACCAGGACTCCTAATGACTCCTAGCACTTCACTCAACTTACACAACCCCATCAGGAACTAGCATGCTCCTCAATACTCGGGGgcctattattatcattactggTTTTATGATGAAAACACAGGAGGTGACACATTGGGACAACCTACTTGAACAGATGTGGTCCGCCAGCTTCTCTGCATTGCCGGATGTCTGTCCTTCTGAAGACAAACCGAGTTCGTCCACTGGAAATATAAGAATTCAAAGTATATGACagagtaaaaaggaaaaacatattcaagacatatataaacattagaataaaatatatttcatttctaGTCCAAATTTGATTGCTGTGTAGACAACCCCAACAGTTCTTATTTCAGGCACACGATCGGACATTCAAACTGCAACCCAAGCTTAACCATCCACCATTTGTGGCATTGCTCCCAAGCAGTCCACATAGGACCAACATTCCCAAAGCCCCTTAATGGTGACACGACTGACGACGATGATCTAAAACAGGGTGCTTCTATCATTTCTAATCATCAGCATTTCAGCCGAGCACACAAGAAGAGAGAATATAAACCGTTAAGCTGCAGCTTATCAGACAGGAGGAGATTGGCATCTacttctgtttaaatatttagaagAGTGTAATTAGCCAACAATTAAAACTTGTTCAAGAGAAAAAACATCTTAGATAGCTTGATGATGAAGGTAATTTAAATGCTACTTCATGAAATGAACCCAGATAGAGACATGGCTGCATTAAACATTCATTTGATGGGAGAGTAATGATGCCATAGATCAGAATAAACTGCTACAGCCATTACCAAGCTCTTTTATATCAAAGGGTCAACAAGGTGTATTTACTAATGTGTGCCAGAGATAAGAAGGGAGTCAATGAATCCTTAACCAAGGATGGGTAAAGAACTGCTCCAGCCTCACCGGAATCGCTTTACCTATCTCGCTTCCTATCCTTGTATACCAACGCTTACCCATCCAATTTACGGGGATGCGGCATGGTCTCATGGTAACATAGGAAAGTATACTGAACATACTAAGGCTGTGAATACACATGCAGATGCAGCCACCTAAAATCTGCAACATACATAGCCTTTGTCAGTGATGGACTGTTGTAGATATGGGAAGCCAAGGCAGGTAGCCACCACCAAAGGCTTTGCTTTTTAGAGGAACAAGGGTACAACTGTATGGAAACCATCACACATGTGCTCCTCAGTgacattatattttaatgtgttacAATAATGCACCAGAAAACGATTTAGGACTGTTCATTACTATTGCATTGTGCAGGGCATTGATGAGAATCCAGATCTGGCATTGTGCTCTAATTGTGTATATCTGTTCCATATTGGCACTCTATGTGCAATAACGTATGCGATATGAAagtgattattttgtattttttgcagtagAGTAAGGTCCAGCTAGGTCTTCAAATGAGGTACTAGTTTCTCCCAAGATAGAGTTGGTACTGAAAGGACCTTAGATTGTTTTGGATACTAGAAAGCCCCTAAATAGTATTGGGTACTAGATGGTTTCTAAATATTGTTGGGTACCGGATGGCTCCTGGATAGTGTTAAGGACTCGATGGTCCGTAGATGGTTCCTAGATGGTGTTGTGTATTAGATGGTTCCTAGATAGTGTTGGGTATTACATGGTTTCTAGATGGTGTTGGGTACTAGATGGTGTTGGATAGTAGATGATTCCTGGATAGTGTTGGGTACTAGGTAGTCCCTAGTTGGTGCTGGGTACCAGATGGTCCCAAGATGGTGTTGGGTACTAGTTGATGTCTAGGATATAATAAATACTGGAAGGTCTCAAAACGGTGTTGGGTACTTACCCAGGGAAGATGTTGCTTTGCCAACTACATAGACAGGTTTGGAATTccacttattttttaaagaatgcgCCCAAGCTGTAAGAATGTTAAACCAGAGAACAcattagtaaagaaaaataaagcataaatattATCTAATAGATAGATATAAATTATATCTGCACTGACCACCGCAATACAGCTTCTAGAATAGGCAGGAAGACTTGACAGAACTCAATCCTCCATCAATATAAATAAGGAGCTCCAGTTAGATATAAATGGCAAAGTGCCCagaacatatgtatatatatataaataaataaatatatatattctataagcACCAGGATTTTTGTCCATTGTGAACAGAAATAGATCAAGCCTCAGGAGACCTCCAGTTTACTTTAAAAGACCCAATACTGTCCATTTGTACGTCTGTGgtatgcaatatttattgtagCTACCATTTCCACTGTGGAAAATATCAGTTTTTAGTACTTGAACATTTATGTTGTTTAAGAGCTATGTATCATGTTAAAGCTGTCAtacgttttgttttgttttttcattatataaaggAGTATATAAATTTTCATCCCTTATTGAATAGCTCACTTATTGATTTTCTCCAGCATCTTTTAGCAACTTCCTATTTGTATGCATTTGCACCAGCATCAACTGCACATAATGGAccggatttatgaaagctctccaaggctggaggagatatcttttcatcagtggacctgggtgatccagcaaacctggaataaatttggtccaggattaaaaacatttgctagcaaatagcctTGTAAGGCTATTTTGActttgaatcacccaggttcactgatggaagtgtaacctctccagccttgtagagctttaataaatctggcccaatatcTCAGGACTGGTTTACCTTTGGTGACATGGATGAACCATGACTATGTAATCTGTGCTAGCACAGCCACTGGTAGTCTCCATAAGTATCACCGGTCACaacacaggagaaaaaaatcGTTACATAACTGGAAGTGCTTGAACAAGGCAATTTAACCtatatagttttttattaaaaatagcatgtttaaaaagattgaaaacaacttGTGTACTTTAAAATCAGAGTCCTGATTCAACCTCACGCAAATTGCACTGATTTTTCAATCAAACTCTGTAGGTGAAGCATtggattggctcagtttcaaggcAGTGCAAGTTGCAGAAAAATGTGGCATTTTCTGTATCTCCctcactggacctgatttattacagctcaccaaggctggagaggatacacttcaccagcaaacctgaaatgaatctggtctaggattcaaaacatttgttagcaaatggcaaatgactttgaataaatctattccaggttttctggattacccatcCTCACtggtgaaggtgtattctctccaaccttggggagaTTTATTAAAATCGGGCCCACTATCTCTGGAGAGTAGAtgtgttgtattctttttttttttcttgggtgcCAACTCACCTTTACCTCCTAATTATTGATTTCCAAGGTCTGGCATTGGCTCCAAATACATAAACTGACAGTGCTGAGGCTGTGTGTCAGTTTATGTATCAGCAAGGTATCAGGATATCTCCCTTCATGTCACCAGGatactgagaaataggaaatctccctaatacaaagttttcattttttcaccatgtacaaaatataaataaaaacttttgtccAATTAACATTTGAACTAAATGGCATCAGGTGACATGAATATACTGACCTTGCAATCACAAATCAGATCTCCCGTGATCTCATAGTGTCACTCACTATCTATCTAGGTTTAGTTGCCAGGCTGACAACAAATTTACATAAATGCAAAATCATGGAATTGTATTTTCCTTTCCACCTCAATGTTATTAACCTCTGCAATTCAATGCATTTTAATAGTTTGTCTTCTCCTCCTCCGATGTAATTATCTAAAGGTACCTCATCCCTTTTGCCGAATTAATGCTTTTAttggtattaaagaaaaaaaataaatacaaatgccaGGGGCTAATTTTGTGCAAGGGTTCTAATAACCTTCTACAACATATTAGCAATGATTAAAGATTTCACGGTATGTGATTTTTCAGCTTAAAAATCAAAGGCCtaattaaaaatctaaatgagacagcaatattacattttccgAGGAGGTTAATTTACAATAATTTCTTGAGTGGGACACtctaattgaaaacaaaatgctgttatctttatttaattataaGCTGACATCACGGGCTTATTGGAAATGTCACCATAGGCAGTACAAATCGGCATTAGACATCAGGGTTTATGGGAAGGGCGCTTCCCCGACGCAATCTACATATCGGCAATTGTGAATGGAATCCAGCAGATTTTACTTGCTGCATTAACTCCCTGTATGTGGAATGGCCAGGTAATATGGAAAAACTATGACAGTAAATTTCCAGCAACACCTCATCTACCTAAAGGTCAGGAGTTCCATAAAATATGTGTACTGGGTTCACATGTTTAAAGAGAAAcctatggaggctgccattgatAATCTCCATCagaaaatactgattattatatTGATCCAATGCCTTTAAATACGGCCAATCACTTAATTATCAGCATAAAATGCTCAGCATAAGATCTGCCCTCCAACCCTTATTTCTCTCTTGAACTATTATATAGGCTCCTGTTTTGTACTGAAATTGCCtgctctgatttcattgcacactgtgagcttcttacaatgtgcattagaagctgcagggAGTGAGATAGAGCTGACTCATTTCCtgactggaggacatccagcatcatccacCCCTTGATTTTCGAACATTCTCCAAAAAACCTCCAAACTGCCTAAACTGCCTAATTTCTAATTCAAACATAACTCACTAGAAATTCTTCACTCCCTACCTGCTTACATTCAAGCATCCCTACACCCTGGGACTGCCTCATTGGTCACCCACTCATAGCATACTGAAATAAAGTCTCtgcactcccctgaggaagccataaggtgaaacgcgttgggtatagGGACATTCTTCTTACTGTTTTGGTCTACTACTATGCTTAATAATTCGTTTTAAATTCCCACTTTTTATGGCACTTTTTATTCCCACATTTTATGGCATGCATGCTACCACTGTAATCTTTCTCCCATCTCCCATTTTTTTCACTGGCATCCAAAAAATGTGTTATGGAATGGGTTCCTCAagatttagaaataatttaaagggttcccctgggtaaaaatgttgagaatggctgttccaTAACACACTCACCTTCCTTGTTAGTGGATGTCTGCAGGCATAATGTCACAGCTTCTACTGCGCGGGGGCTTGTGAATATCAGACCTTCATAATTTTCTGGGTGGCAGAGCTTGGAAACAGAGAAGATAAAGATTTACACTCAGGAAATGTACACATAAAGAATATTATGTTTACCAACACagagataccgtatttttcggaccataagacgcactttttttcctcctaaagtggggggaaaatcagggtgcgtcctGAGCTTCAGGAAGCTGCATTGCTGGAGGGGAGGTGCGTAAAgaggagttctgctttaaagtagtctaaggctaattttttGGGAAGTCACTTAACCtagcagtatgtttttgggatgagggaggacAACCCAAACATTGAGAAGATTCTGAACTGGGGAGAAGACCCAGGGGAAGATACTGGTGCTGAATAAAAAGCCCTTAAACACTGCATTGGACTTGGTAGGATGGGAGTATAGAggaattctactttaaaatagtAATTTAACCTTGTCAAACCTTAAAACGACAAGTTTACTTAAGACTGCACCTGGACCTTATATAGGTTTATATTCCAGGTGCCTCCAACCATCAAGATGCCCTACACAAGTCTATGAGGGCTCATAGACTACAAGTCTATGAGGGCTGTGGTTATTTCATCCTAttttgtatagtatagtatagtatgaGTACtgcaaatgaatatatatattatatatatatgtattacatatatatatatatatatatatatatatattcaagaaaATGTTATAAGCACCTGCACAGACATGTAGCTGTATCATTTTTAGTTTGTGTGTCGgctaaataaattagtttttttaaatatttgctcagGTGATTACGttctttatgtattattgtatactttttttaaaccatatcaATTTGTATTCCAATGTAATCATGGCATTAGAGCGTAGGACCatgctgtacagaaaaaatagttgCCATTTACTCATTTGTATTGATAATATGGTCTTTTTATCCTTCGGCATATATAGACCTTTATGAATCCTGTTCCTTCAGATGTAAGTCCCCCTACTAGTACACTGTAACAGGCTTAATCCATCAGCACGGATAGAGTGGCAGTAATAAACTAGATTAAGGTTGGTAATAGAATAAAGTAAGATTATACCTTGTCATAGAGCTGCTCCAGTGACACAAATTTAAAGGATAACACAGGGATTAGTGTTGCTTGCAGTCCATGGGATGACAACTCCTAAGGAGGAAGATAAGCCTTGGTAATGTATGCATATAATGAGTATAATGGAAGAATCAAACTTCATTTGCATAATGGCAATCTGTAAATTGAGTTTGCAATCATTACTGTGTTCTGCTGACCCTGGTACAGTTACGACATTAGAGAAAATGTCAGCAGGGCCATACTTACcgcaataataatttattaatttactttCCATCCACAATGTTCTCCTGTGGAGAGCAAGATTTAGGCCACTCTGATCAGACCTTGCATGGGGTTACCGAGTCTCTCCGTGCTTCTATGGTGCTGGTGCCAGGTAACTGACCGTTCTGATACCAAAATGCTAAATCATAAAAACAACAGGAGGCAGCCACATGGTTCCCAATACTGTTCTTCAAACAGTTAATGAAGGGTAACGTGGGGGCCAGAAGACTGGTAACTATATAATGTACACAGGGCTTATATTTGGGTAAACCATTTATGTTCTCTAAGAGTTTATCTCATCAATGGGATGAGATAATTGATGAGATGATTGATAGTTGGgagaattttgcatttttattgaaatgaacCTGTTGGTATGTCGTGCAGCACACTTTAAAATTGTATAGTCTGAAGATGACTTTAAAGCATGCCTGCCATGAAAGAGATATGGCAGTTTACGTTTTGACGTCTGTTTTCTAAATCATACACACAGGATGAGCATACAGATTGGGTGTTCTGACCCGGCTTATCTGCATATCTGTTCCACGTGAGTTACTGAACAATTCTAATAAGAGGATCAGAAATATAGTCAGGTAACTATCATTTGATGAAAACCATCGATACAAGTAATACACTGGGCCTACAAATCATATCTAATCCCAAGAacataaggctatgtacacatggcAGCTCAATCTTTCTTCATATGAAAGGTTGGACTCATCTTGGGCTAGAACCTAACACGTGTACAGCAGGcgcccaacgtcattcatggatctatcAGGATGAATCGATAAATGACATCAAGTGCCTTCTGGATGATGGCAAATGGCCACTGTACAAggcaatggagaagagcacagcggggtgccactcgctcattctccctctccattgaacagaacagcacttTGTATGCTTTCCTCTCCATATAACAGGCCACCGAGTAGTCCGTcagtacagcacttgttcatttcTACTGTCACCTATAACAatcactaatgatcattttgggCAACAATGATTGTGACAACAAGTGTCTACAAGGAACTACAATCTTCCCTTGCAGCTTTACTAGTCTGTTTTACTCACACTCTCTGCAATCTTCTTCACAGCCCCAACTTGCCTTGTGCAACCATCTTTACACAGCTGCTTTCTCTTTCTCTGTTCAGATGTGCTCTTTTTCCTTCTACCCTTGGTGttttgacacattgggcctgaattattaaagttctacaagatTGGAGAAGAGAATATCATTTGGGAATTTGAGTGACGCAGGAAACCTGGAACAAAATTTGtacagcagaggtccccaacccctggtcctcCACCCACTAGTGTGCCAGGAGCGTCTGCCAGAGCTGCGGGCCACGTCTCCAGGAGACATTGCAGGGTCAGGGTGGTATGGTGTCTTTGGTTCAGAGCTGCGATGAGAGAgagggcaggttctggcatcatgacgtcactctgggtggAAGTTACTTCCCTTTTGCGCATGCGAGGTCCGTAGTCCATGCATTGAGTGGTCTGCAATGtgcaaaggttggggaccactgtacaagactgaaaatatttgctgaataacagcaaataattttttaggaaatgtatt includes these proteins:
- the UROS gene encoding uroporphyrinogen-III synthase; amino-acid sequence: MKVLLLKEPKSGEHGADPYVEELSSHGLQATLIPVLSFKFVSLEQLYDKLCHPENYEGLIFTSPRAVEAVTLCLQTSTNKEAWAHSLKNKWNSKPVYVVGKATSSLVDELGLSSEGQTSGNAEKLADHICSKNVSYSAPLLFPCGSLKREVLPKRLKEMDVPLETITVYQTAQHPDIRSSLTRYFTQVY